GCATCACCCCCAACTCTGTCTttatcttcacatggcattctcctgtgtgtatctgtgtctaagcttccccattttataaggacaccagtttcactggattagggcccactgaaacaacctcatcttaactaattatatctgcaatgatccctatttccaaataaggttccACTCTGGAGTACTGGGGTTAggaattcaacatatgaattggtggggggtggggagacgcAATTTAATCCATAGTATCCTCCCATTTGTGGAACCCAAACAGAAACCAAAGCCCAAGGTAATCCATTGAGGTAAGCCATATAAATCAGCCTCACAGGGTACAGCGCATGGTAGATAGGGACAAAGAGTGGATCTGAATGGGACAAATGGATGACATCCAGTATACTTGTTTTCCAGAATTCCTTCCACTAGCTATGGTCAAGGCTCCAACTCTATTCCTAGGGACTCAAGACTAAGATTGAGAGCCAAACCACTAAACTTCTCACCTTTACACCCACTCAGCCATCATGTCCTCACCACTTTCACTTCCTAGGGTCCATCTCCTCCATCTCTACTGAGCTATTGCTACAGCCTTCCAACTAATATCTCTGCCTCCAGTATCTCTCCTTAAACCCAACCTGTATGTTAGCTCCAGACTGATTTTCCTATTCATCCCACTCCATACCTCTAAATCTTTAGCTTCACTCTTCAGAACctgatctcttcctcttctagtgTTTCCCTACATTAGGATTAAAAGTGTTAACACAACGCAaagcacatagtaaatactcagtGTTTATTGAGCTATTTTTATTATCCCAACTGGGCTCTTCTACCCCCTGGATGTCACCAAATTTTATTCCTTCCATACCCTTTGCTTTCCTAGATTCGGGTCCTTCAGGTGGGAGTTCCCCCATCTAATCAGCAACTTGGCCTCTAATTATCCTTCTTTAAAGCCTTGttctccttccctccagcctAAGACTAGTGCAGTACCCCAGCACTAGCAATGGTGGGGAGTGGGACTACCCCTAGGCatcaaggagggaggggggaggggagtgtggtTACTAGATTGTGAGAGAGTAGCTCTAAGAGAGGGCTGCCTGACAGGAGCAGTGACCTTTGGTAGACTAGaaagccttctttctttctttcctagacTGGAAAGCTCCCTGTGTTTTCTATCCCACTTCTTCCTGGGTAAGGTAACCCAGGCACCTTGTTCTATCAGCTGGCCCTTGCCTGACTTCTTTAACCTTCCTTGGCTCTTTTGCCTTCACCTTCAAATATGCATAGGCCTGTTGGTACTGGTTCCCTCAAGTTCCCATGCTCTGCCCCTTTCTCAATCCCAAATTTCTCACATAAGTATCCCATGCTTGCTGCCTCTacactgtccccacccccacccttctttctgctgccccttccccaagcATGCATTCTTCTGATCCAGCTCTCTCCCAGGTCACTGATGACTTATATGTCAGTGGCCAAATCTGGCCTTTTCTGTCATCATTCTTCTTGACCATTTTGCATATATGAAATTCCTCCCCCTTGAAGGTCCATGTCAGTATAATCtccactggcttctttcattcttttattttaaaatgtatgaattcCCCAAGGTTGTCCCCTTACttaccctttcctttttctctacagttTCCCTTACTCCAGAAGCTTGCTGGCCCTGTCCTGCATTCAGATATGTTTTGTTTGGCCCTTCCCTATACAGAAACTCACTGATTCCACAATGCCCAGCAGATAGAGTTCAAACTCCTTAGCTTAACATTTGAGGCCCTGACCAGCCTGACTCTAGATAACCTTTCCTCTGGGTTTCAGGGGCTCCCAGTTGCCAACCCCAAGTCGTCTAGGTAATtggaaataaacaacaacaacaaacaggaaTGCTTCAAAGTCAaagataataatgatagtaaGTTTGGGCTAAGAGCCCTAGATTTTTCTCTATCATCATCAGAGTTGACCTAAGGTAATGActgaaaacatgatttttctaGCCTCTCTCTCTGGGACAGTATAGCATTTGGTTAGGAGTGCAGGGGCTAGCCAGATAGTTTGGCTCCACTATTTATTTTTGGCTATATGCCTTTGGGCACATTTCTAACCTTTTTCTGACcgtttctttctctgtcaaaaggAGATAGAGTATCTGCCCTATGGGATTAAGGATTAAGCTCAATAATGTGTGTAAACTGTTTAAACACAGTCGTTAGTAGATGGCCAATAAATGGTAcccattattatctttattattgccACTTCACCTCTAAGCACATTCACACAATTCATTCAAGTCATTATTAGCAGATTTGACTGAATGGGAGTCAAACCTGGCTTCCCACAAACTGTGTGGTCACAGGCAAATCCCTTCCCTGGGCCttggtttttccatctgtaaaataggggtatGTTGCCAGAATGGGGAGGATGCACCACGCACAAGTTAGCCTAGTGGATCTTCAAAATTCCTGACACCTCTAAAGCCCCATGGGGGTAAAGCCACAATGTCTTTCAGAAGGCAGTTCAATCCTATCTCCAGACAGGCAAGTCTGaatcctgatcttttttttttaaccttaaggAATTCATCcctttttcagcttcattttccctgtttgcaaaacaacaacaacacagttttttaaaactaacacacgtggggcgcctgggtggctcagtcggttgagagtctggctcaggtcaagatcccagggtctacggatagagccccacatccggtTCCCTCAGAGAAaccctgtttaggattctctctccctctccctctgcccctccgccccctctcaaaaaacaaaaacaaacaaacaaacaaaacccccacacAGGTTACGTCCTTCCTGGCAGTGTTGCTACAGGCACCAAACTAGGTCTGACCTTCTTTCTGCTCCTAAGCTTCTCAACTCGttccccacccctacccacctgcctcctttcccttctctgaagGGCTCAAGTGCTTTAGGTCACTTCTGCACTTCTGCATCATAAATACGATCCACATGGACGCTTTAACTATGAAGGGCCGAAGAGGGCAGGCTGAAGAATGAATGGAAGCGACTCCGGAATGCAGTGGCagctcaggccccgcccccaggcgcgcccctccccgcccctctctctttccgACACCAGTTCTCTGGAGACAGGCCTCAACTCTCTCACTCTTCAAATCACGCTCCACGACTGGATTCTCGTGAGACCTGTGACTTGCACCGGAAGACCCGCCTCCTGTGCCGTGAAAGGCCAATGGGTGAAGGCGACGGTTGCGACGGTTGGGTTTTGAAGGAGCCAATGAGTGCTCAGAGCGGAGAGTTTAAGAAGCGGAGGCCGGCACTGCAGAGACCGGTCTGGGATCGGAATCTAGTGGGAGCTGGAGGTAAGGGCCGTGTGGGTCGAGCTGGGGTGGGTATGCAGCCCGTGCTCCGAGACCCGGACGGGCTGGGGCCGGCTTGGTTCTGAGTGTGTGGCCGGCGGTCCCAGGCAGAGCACGGTCGCCTCTTCCTCAGGGCTCCGCGGGCATCCACTCCAAGGACCCCTCCTCCTGCAGACGCTCCCATGGCGCAGTTCGTGTTCGAGAGTGACCTGCACTCGTTGCTGCAGCTGGATGCACCCATCCCCAATGCACCCCCTGCGCGCTGGCAGCGCAAAGCTAAGGAAGCTGCGGGACCGGCCCCCTCACCCATGCGGGCCGCCAACCGATCCCACAGCGCAGGCAGGACCCCAAGCCGAACACCCGGTCAGTGGGGTGCGGCGGGACACGGGGAGGAAGAGGGAACGGCTGAGAGCGGCCTTCAGGCCTTCTCCCTCAGGAGCCTGCTCAGACTCTGGCTTCCCTCTCCCCGGCCCAGGCAAATCTAGCTCCAAGGCACAGACCACTCCCAGCAAACCTGGTGGTGACCGCTATATCCCCCATCGCAGCGCTTCCCAGATGGAAGTGGCCAGTTTCCTCCTAAGCAAGGAGAACCAGCCTGAAAATAGCCAGACGCCCACCAAGAAGGTATGTGGCCCAGAGGGGCTTAAGGCAAGAGTGTACTTTGTGTACTCTGTGTACTTTGGATCATGCCATCCTGCCTCACCACCACCCTTTGTGCCAGGAACATCAGAAAGCCTGGGCTTTGAATCTGAACGGCTTTGATGTGGAGGAAGCCAAGATCCTTCGGCTCAGTGGAAAACCACAAAATGCCCCAGAGGGTAAGACCTGAAGTTCTTCCTTCTTGGAGGGAGGTGTTGGCCCATTCCCAGGGTTGAGGGGAGATGCCTGTCTGCTCTTCCCACCTAAGACTGAAGGGAGGGGAGGTGCGTCTCTGGCCTTCCTcgccaggagcaggggaggagtcaGTTTTCCCACTGGAGTCAGTTTTCCCACTGTCAAGACGTATTCGGTTGCCACAGGTTACCAGAACAGACTGAAAGTGCTTTATAGCCAGAAGGCCACGCCTGGCTCCAGCCGGAAGACCTGCCGTTACATTCCTTCCCTACCAGACCGTATCTTGGACGCCCCTGAAATCCGGAATGACTACTGTAAGTGCAGCCTTCCCTTTGCCCATTGGACAGAGGAAGAGGGCCCGGGGACCAGACAAACAAGGAAGCTcattctcctccctttccctgctctggcAGACCTGAACCTTGTGGACTGGAGCTCTGGGAATGTACTGGCTGTGGCGTTGGACAACAGTGTGTACTTGTGGAGTGCTAGCTCTGGTGACATCTTGCAGCTGCTGCAAATGGAGCAGCCTGGGGACTATATATCTTCTGTGGCCTGGATAAAAGAGGGCAACTACCTAGCTGTGGGCACCAGCAGTGCCGAGGTGCAGGTGAGACTTATCCCTGTGCTGCAGTTCTGTTGTGCCCAGACAGGGGGCTTGTCCAGCAGGAGGATGTTAATGGCAAGTTGCAATCTCTGATCCTAGCAGCCTTCTCTCTCTAGCTATGGGATGTGCAGCAGCAGAAGCGGCTTCGAAACATGACCAGTCATTCGGCTCGAGTGGGCTCCCTATGCTGGAACAGCTATATCCTGTCCAGGTTAGTGGTTTTAGCGAGTCTGTTGCAAAATCAATGTGCGATTTTTGCCAGCTCTCCCCAGATGTACACTTCTGAATGGAAGCAGCTCAGTCCTGCTGGCAGTGTTTGGCCCTGCCACAGAACCTGATTCCCTTCTTCCCTCATGCAGTGGCTCACGCTCTGGCCATATCCACCACCATGATGTTCGGGTAGCAGAACACCATGTGGCCACACTGACTGGCCACAGCCAGGAGGTGTGTGGGCTGCGCTGGGCCCCAGATGGACGACATTTGGCCAGTGGTGGCAACGATAACTTGGTCAATGTGTGGCCTAGTGCTCCTGGAGAGGGTGGCTGGGTTCCCCTGCAGACATTCACCCAGCATCAAGGGGCTGTCAAGGTGAGAATGGGGCTAGGTTGGGTCCTCTGCTTACCCTTGCCCAGAACCTGGGGACTGTTAAGGGGAGATGGGACAGCAGGGTTAGACGGGATTACCCTGTGACCAGTGTCTAGCTCTAGTACCTGCTGACCCCACCTTTATCCTACCCAGGCTGTAGCCTGGTGTCCCTGGCAGTCCAACGTCCTGGCAACTGGAGGGGGTACCAGTGACCGACACATTCGCATCTGGAACGTCTGCTCTGGGGCCTGTCTGAGTGCTGTGGATGCTCAATCCCAGGTAGTCTTTTACCTgttccagcccctccctcccagaaGGTGTTCCCACTCTGTGTGGTCTTCCGTGGGCAACCGTGTTCCTTCCAGTGGCTTCATCAACTCTATGCCCGATGGTTTCCAAAATTCTGGCTCCACTCTCATTCATGATCTCCAGGCCACACTTCTGTCTGTGGCTTAACTCCAACCTCATGTCCTATAGGTGGCACCATCCTAATATGCCCTAAATTAAATTTGTCACTTATTTCCCTGAAATGTGTTTCTCCTCCTCTTAATTGTTTAAGAGGGATAGAACTTACTCAGAAATCTGGAGAACTTCCTAGAATCTTTCATTATCTTCACTTAGTCACCAAGACACATCATTTTTGCCTCAGGATATCATTCACGTGTGTCTCTCCCCTAAGCCTCACTTTTCTTCTCACTGGAGGCCCCCTGCACTGGTCTCACAGCATTCTTTTCTTATCTCCTGCAGTCTGTCCTCTGCACTGGGTCTGGGTGGTCTGTGACTGCTAAAACCCTGCAGTAGCTCCCTATCACCTACAGCAACTTCATCCACATCCATTGGAATGAAATTTGAAGCCCTTGCTGGTGGGTCTCCCACCCACTCCAGGTTCCTCCTCTtctaccctcctctcccccatgCAGCCTTCATTCTAGACTTTGACTCTGGAGCCagagttcaaattctggctctgtcacCTTCTAGACTCGCATGTGATCTTAGGCAACTTGAAGTTCCTTCTGCTTgattctttatctgtaaaatgggtaacAATTTTTTAACTCTGAAAAAACTTTTGTAAGAACTGTGGTTATTCAAGTCTGAGTCTGTGGCACCTGGCAGGGTGCCTAATGCTCGAATGGAGTTAGTTCTGATTTGAGTAGCATCGGCTCTGTTGAGCCCACATGCCATTCTCTCTCCACAGGTGTGCTCCATCCTCTGGTCTCCCCACTACAAGGAGCTCATCTCGGGCCACGGCTTTGCCCAGAACCAGTTGGTTATTTGGAAATACCCAACCATGGCCAAGGTGGCTGAGCTTAAAGGTAGGTTCCAAAtaacagaagccagacacaaaaggccacatatcatACGACTGTTGAAATGcccagaagaggggcgcctgggtggcgcagtcggttaagcgtccgacttcagccaggtcacaatctcgcggtccgtgagttcgagccccgcgtcaggctctgggctgatggctcagagcctggagcctgtttccaattctgtgtctccctctctctctgcccctcccccgttcatgctctgtctctctctgtcccaaaaataaataaaaaacgttgaaaataaaaaaataaaaaaaataataataaaataaaataaaatcttaggggcgcctgggtggcgcagtcggttaagcgtccgacttcagccaggtcacgatctcgcggtccgtgagttcgagccccgcgtcaggctctgggctgatggctcagagcctggagcctgtttccgattctgtgtctccctctctctctgcccctcccccgttcatgctctgtctctctctgtcccaaaaataaataaaaaacgttgaaaataaaaaaataataataataaaataaaataaaatcttaggggcgcctgggtggcgcagtcggttaagcgtccgacttcagccaggtcacgatctcgcggtccgtgagttcgagccccgcgtcaggctctgggctgatggctcagagcctggagcctgtttccgattctgtgtctccctctctctctgcccctcccccgttcgtgctctgtctctctctgtcccaaaaataaataaacgttgaaatgtccagaagaggcaaatgcaaagaaataaaaacagactgatggttgctAGGGGCTATGGGGAGAAGGTGGTgaggagtgatgaaaatgttctggaattactgttgtgatggttgcacaactttggaAATACTAAAAGCCAATgaattgcatactttaaaaggatgagttttatggtatgtgaattaaatACCTCagaggtgttaaaaaaaaaaaaaaggtaggtggCCCTCAATATTGGAGGCTGTAGGTATGTCTACGTTCCTATGCTCTACTCTCACTTTTTTCATCCTCATGCCCCAGGTCACACTGCCCGGGTCCTAAGTCTGACCATGAGCCCAGACGGGGCCACGGTGGCATCGGCAGCAGCAGATGAGACCCTGAGGCTGTGGCGCTGCTTTGAGTTGGACCCTGCACGGCGGCGGGAGCGGGAGAAAGCCAGTGCAGCCAAAAGCAGCCTCATTCACCAAGGCATCCGTTGAGGACCAACTCATCacctcagttttttgtttttgttttttatttttctaataaagtcatgtctgtctctcttctccttgcATGACCTCTGTCCCAGCCTTCCCAGAGCCTCCTCTCTGCTGTCTGTCATCAGAGAGCCAGAACCATCCCTCCTGTTTGCAGATAATAAGGCTAGCACCTCTTTCattcacacatgtacacacacacagcctcgGTGGTTTTCTCTGTCACTTTTAATGGAGACATAAGCGAGGGAGCAGCCTCCACAGGCTGTATTCccaggccccccacccaccctgaccTTTGGCCAAGAAGCTTCTGCTTCACCGTGGGTAGAGGAGGGATCCTGGGTCCACAGTGACAGATTATTGCTGACCTCTTCAGTGTGAGGAAAAAGGCCACAAGACCCTGGTTGAGGGCCAGTCCTGAGTGCTCCTCTCCCAAGTttaaggcagggagggggaaataAGTATCCAGCCCTTTCAAGCCCCCAGCTCCAGAGTGGCAGAGGGCAATGAGGCCACATCCTTGGAGCTGGCCAGAAGTGGGTGAGGAACGGAAGCTGTGGTCCCTGTGTACcagctgtggggaggggaggacctGTCCCCTGCTCAGTCCTGACCACATAAGCCCTGGTCACAGGTATAGGTGGGAAGAAAAATGTCAGATGCTGCCCAAGGCACAGTCCTGAGGCACTTAGGTGGGCGCCTAGGTAGGCCATGTTTCTCAGTTGGCCTTGACTTTGGCAGTACCTGGAGCTCCATTTTGCTGAAGTACACGGGGGAGCCGTTTGCCTTTGGTGTAGGAGTGATACCAGAAGTTGGAGAACAGCACGAAGAAGATGGTACCGTACATCCAGATGAGGTGGATGATGACTGGATACTGGTAGTTACAGCTAGGCATGAAGTAGTATTGGGAGATGTGCAGGGAGACCAGGACGAACTGGATCTAGAATGGAGGAAGGCAAGGGTCAGAGGGAACAGTGAGAGGTGGCAGAGAAAGACTGAATGTGGAGTGTGGAGGGATGGGGTCAAAGGTAAGGCAGGTTGGATAAAGGTAGGATCCAGACCAGAAGGTTGGGACAGTTATGGGCCAGGCCCCTCACCAGCTGGATGGCTGTCATGTGCTTT
The window above is part of the Prionailurus bengalensis isolate Pbe53 chromosome C1, Fcat_Pben_1.1_paternal_pri, whole genome shotgun sequence genome. Proteins encoded here:
- the CDC20 gene encoding cell division cycle protein 20 homolog isoform X1, translated to MSAQSGEFKKRRPALQRPVWDRNLVGAGDAPMAQFVFESDLHSLLQLDAPIPNAPPARWQRKAKEAAGPAPSPMRAANRSHSAGRTPSRTPGKSSSKAQTTPSKPGGDRYIPHRSASQMEVASFLLSKENQPENSQTPTKKEHQKAWALNLNGFDVEEAKILRLSGKPQNAPEGYQNRLKVLYSQKATPGSSRKTCRYIPSLPDRILDAPEIRNDYYLNLVDWSSGNVLAVALDNSVYLWSASSGDILQLLQMEQPGDYISSVAWIKEGNYLAVGTSSAEVQLWDVQQQKRLRNMTSHSARVGSLCWNSYILSSGSRSGHIHHHDVRVAEHHVATLTGHSQEVCGLRWAPDGRHLASGGNDNLVNVWPSAPGEGGWVPLQTFTQHQGAVKAVAWCPWQSNVLATGGGTSDRHIRIWNVCSGACLSAVDAQSQVCSILWSPHYKELISGHGFAQNQLVIWKYPTMAKVAELKGHTARVLSLTMSPDGATVASAAADETLRLWRCFELDPARRREREKASAAKSSLIHQGIR
- the CDC20 gene encoding cell division cycle protein 20 homolog isoform X2; protein product: MAQFVFESDLHSLLQLDAPIPNAPPARWQRKAKEAAGPAPSPMRAANRSHSAGRTPSRTPGKSSSKAQTTPSKPGGDRYIPHRSASQMEVASFLLSKENQPENSQTPTKKEHQKAWALNLNGFDVEEAKILRLSGKPQNAPEGYQNRLKVLYSQKATPGSSRKTCRYIPSLPDRILDAPEIRNDYYLNLVDWSSGNVLAVALDNSVYLWSASSGDILQLLQMEQPGDYISSVAWIKEGNYLAVGTSSAEVQLWDVQQQKRLRNMTSHSARVGSLCWNSYILSSGSRSGHIHHHDVRVAEHHVATLTGHSQEVCGLRWAPDGRHLASGGNDNLVNVWPSAPGEGGWVPLQTFTQHQGAVKAVAWCPWQSNVLATGGGTSDRHIRIWNVCSGACLSAVDAQSQVCSILWSPHYKELISGHGFAQNQLVIWKYPTMAKVAELKGHTARVLSLTMSPDGATVASAAADETLRLWRCFELDPARRREREKASAAKSSLIHQGIR